A genome region from Pristis pectinata isolate sPriPec2 chromosome 40, sPriPec2.1.pri, whole genome shotgun sequence includes the following:
- the LOC127587509 gene encoding thioredoxin-interacting protein-like isoform X1 produces MGVTKTPLQIFEVQFNGSQSSYSAGDKVSGRVRLQAAHPLRVDSVRIEALGYARAELSKGSQPLRQQQEYLRHRDTLVADGEGRCAADVHSSMLLQPGKVYEYSFNFQLPEGRLPPSFKGKYGGVCYLVTAYVDQEKLPSLQVSRNFEVVDPIDVNTPSLLSPVGGSNKKNLTCFFLADGYVCIAAKIDRKGYCQGDDICINAQFQNNCSRIIVPKAAILSKQTYLVNGSTKVVKEKLNTVRGNHIISGMSDSWCGKSLRVPTVKPSIDCSIIRLEYSLLIYVHIPGSKKLILDLPLVIGTIPYSGMDSRSSSMASNCSMSSSSMSCTSMSWPHMEFPESMSTSSFVDNHRMECPTTPLLDEYDGVPQSPIFMKSLFDYSTPPAYSEVDENGNSEAAVQ; encoded by the exons ATGGGAGTCACCAAGACCCCGCTGCAGATCTTCGAGGTGCAGTTCAACGGGTCGCAGAGCAGCTACTCGGCCGGCGACAAGGTGTCGGGCCGGGTGCGGCTGCAGGCGGCGCACCCGCTGCGGGTGGACTCGGTGCGGATCGAGGCGCTGGGCTACGCCCGGGCCGAGCTGAGCAAAGGCTCGCAGCCGCTGCGGCAGCAGCAGGAGTACCTGCGGCACCGCGACACGCTGGTGGCCGACGGCGAGGGGCGATGCGCAG CAGATGTGCACAGCTCTATGCTTCTACAGCCAGGGAAAGTGTACGAGTACAGCTTCAACTTCCAGCTGCCTGAAGG GCGACTTCCTCCATCGTTCAAGGGGAAATATGGTGGCGTGTGCTACCTTGTTACAGCCTATGTTGACCAGGAGAAGCTCCCGTCCCTGCAAGTCAGCAGAAACTTTGAGGTGGTTGACCCCATCGATGTGAACACACCGAGTTTACTG tCCCCAGTTGGTGGTTCCAACAAGAAGAACCTGACTTGTTTCTTCCTTGCTGATGGCTATGTGTGCATTGCAGCCAAGATTGACCGGAAAGGCTACTGTCAAG GGGATGACATCTGCATCAATGCGCAGTTCCAGAACAACTGCTCGAGGATTATTGTGCCTAAGGCTGCCATCTTGTCAAAGCAGACCTACCTGGTGAACGGCAGCACCAAGGTAGTCAAGGAGAAGCTCAACACTGTCCGAGGGAACCACATCATCTCGGGAATGTCCGACTCCTGGTGTGGGAAGAGCCTCCGAGTCCCCACAGTGAAACCATCGATTGACTGTAGCATCATCCGCTTGGAGTACTCGCTGCTG ATATACGTTCACATTCCTGGTAGCAAGAAGCTGATCCTGGACCTGCCTCTAGTCATCGGCACCATTCCGTACAGTGGCATGGACAGCCGCTCATCCAGCATGGCCAGCAACTGCAGCATGAGCAGTAGCAGCATGAGCTGCACCAGCATGAGCTGGCCACACATGGAGTTTCCAGAGTCCATGTCAA CATCTTCCTTTGTGGACAACCACCGAATGGAGTGCCCCACCACTCCCCTGCTGGATGAGTATGATGGTGTCCCGCAGAGCCCCATCTTCATGAAATCCCTCTTTGActattccaccccaccagcctacagtGAG GTGGATGAGAATGGGAACAGTGAGGCTGCAGTGCAGTGA
- the LOC127587509 gene encoding thioredoxin-interacting protein-like isoform X2, whose protein sequence is MGVTKTPLQIFEVQFNGSQSSYSAGDKVSGRVRLQAAHPLRVDSVRIEALGYARAELSKGSQPLRQQQEYLRHRDTLVADGEGRCADVHSSMLLQPGKVYEYSFNFQLPEGRLPPSFKGKYGGVCYLVTAYVDQEKLPSLQVSRNFEVVDPIDVNTPSLLSPVGGSNKKNLTCFFLADGYVCIAAKIDRKGYCQGDDICINAQFQNNCSRIIVPKAAILSKQTYLVNGSTKVVKEKLNTVRGNHIISGMSDSWCGKSLRVPTVKPSIDCSIIRLEYSLLIYVHIPGSKKLILDLPLVIGTIPYSGMDSRSSSMASNCSMSSSSMSCTSMSWPHMEFPESMSTSSFVDNHRMECPTTPLLDEYDGVPQSPIFMKSLFDYSTPPAYSEVDENGNSEAAVQ, encoded by the exons ATGGGAGTCACCAAGACCCCGCTGCAGATCTTCGAGGTGCAGTTCAACGGGTCGCAGAGCAGCTACTCGGCCGGCGACAAGGTGTCGGGCCGGGTGCGGCTGCAGGCGGCGCACCCGCTGCGGGTGGACTCGGTGCGGATCGAGGCGCTGGGCTACGCCCGGGCCGAGCTGAGCAAAGGCTCGCAGCCGCTGCGGCAGCAGCAGGAGTACCTGCGGCACCGCGACACGCTGGTGGCCGACGGCGAGGGGCGATGCGCAG ATGTGCACAGCTCTATGCTTCTACAGCCAGGGAAAGTGTACGAGTACAGCTTCAACTTCCAGCTGCCTGAAGG GCGACTTCCTCCATCGTTCAAGGGGAAATATGGTGGCGTGTGCTACCTTGTTACAGCCTATGTTGACCAGGAGAAGCTCCCGTCCCTGCAAGTCAGCAGAAACTTTGAGGTGGTTGACCCCATCGATGTGAACACACCGAGTTTACTG tCCCCAGTTGGTGGTTCCAACAAGAAGAACCTGACTTGTTTCTTCCTTGCTGATGGCTATGTGTGCATTGCAGCCAAGATTGACCGGAAAGGCTACTGTCAAG GGGATGACATCTGCATCAATGCGCAGTTCCAGAACAACTGCTCGAGGATTATTGTGCCTAAGGCTGCCATCTTGTCAAAGCAGACCTACCTGGTGAACGGCAGCACCAAGGTAGTCAAGGAGAAGCTCAACACTGTCCGAGGGAACCACATCATCTCGGGAATGTCCGACTCCTGGTGTGGGAAGAGCCTCCGAGTCCCCACAGTGAAACCATCGATTGACTGTAGCATCATCCGCTTGGAGTACTCGCTGCTG ATATACGTTCACATTCCTGGTAGCAAGAAGCTGATCCTGGACCTGCCTCTAGTCATCGGCACCATTCCGTACAGTGGCATGGACAGCCGCTCATCCAGCATGGCCAGCAACTGCAGCATGAGCAGTAGCAGCATGAGCTGCACCAGCATGAGCTGGCCACACATGGAGTTTCCAGAGTCCATGTCAA CATCTTCCTTTGTGGACAACCACCGAATGGAGTGCCCCACCACTCCCCTGCTGGATGAGTATGATGGTGTCCCGCAGAGCCCCATCTTCATGAAATCCCTCTTTGActattccaccccaccagcctacagtGAG GTGGATGAGAATGGGAACAGTGAGGCTGCAGTGCAGTGA